A DNA window from Rhipicephalus sanguineus isolate Rsan-2018 unplaced genomic scaffold, BIME_Rsan_1.4 Seq43, whole genome shotgun sequence contains the following coding sequences:
- the LOC119377290 gene encoding E3 ubiquitin-protein ligase UHRF1-like, with protein SLARNCAAPINAKDGAEAKNWRDGKPVRVIRSFKGRKHSKYCPEDGYRYDGIYKLVKYWPEKGKSGFLVWRYLLRRDDKSPAPWTAAGKLAAEKLGLCMQYPEGYLESQDGDANNSGSENDATAAKGKGKRSRASSGEDVATPKKRRASSGQHGSSWALEASVCKTIEADKCNKRLWSECLAMTSAGRVAFLDRVQTVFTCVCCQELVCHPVTTPCNHNLCQSCLQRSFKAEVFSCPTCRQELGNTYTLLVNKSLQKTLQALFPGYENGR; from the exons GTCTCTTGCCCGAAACTGTGCAGCGCCAATAAATGCTAAAGATGGTGCTGAAGCAAAGAATTGGCGAGATGGCAAGCCTGTGCGAGTGATCAGGAGCTTTAAAGGTCGAAAGCATTCCAAGTATTGTCCTGAAGATGGCTACCGCTACGATGGAATATACAAG TTGGTGAAGTACTGGCCTGAAAAAGGCAAGTCTGGTTTCCTCGTCTGGCGCTACTTGCTTCGAAGAGATGACAAGAGTCCCGCCCCTTGGACGGCAGCTGGCAAGTTAGCTGCTGAGAAACTGGGTCTTTGCATGCAG TATCCTGAAGGCTACCTGGAGTCTCAAGATGGTGATGCAAACAATTCTGGCTCAGAAAATGATGCTACAGCTGCTAAAGGAAAAGGCAAACGGTCTAGAG CAAGCTCTGGTGAAGATGTGGCTACTCCAAAGAAGCGACGAGCCAGCAGTGGGCAGCACGGAAGTTCCTGGGCACTGGAAGCATCGGTGTGCAAGACAATAGAAGCAGATAAATGCAACAAGCGGCTCTGGAGTGAATGCTTGGCAATGACATCAGCAGGCCGGGTGGCTTTCCTGGATCGTGTTCAAACAGTGTTCACATGTGTGTGCTGCCAAGAACTGGTCTGCCACCCTGTGACAACACCCTGCAACCATAACCTCTGCCAG AGCTGTTTGCAGAGGTCTTTCAAGGCTGAGGTGTTCAGCTGCCCAACGTGCCGCCAGGAACTGGGTAACACTTACACTCTGTTGGTCAACAAGTCCCTGCAGAAAACACTGCAGGCACTTTTCCCAGGATATGAGAATGGACGATGA